One Bacillus sp. FJAT-52991 genomic region harbors:
- a CDS encoding DUF4878 domain-containing protein, protein MYWKDVPSVEDYEIKEVKDVTEDNATVVTKLEFDDGIIEQVPMHLVKKDENWKLHISEEDANDDEDYKLIKQPDGF, encoded by the coding sequence ATATATTGGAAAGATGTTCCGTCAGTAGAAGATTATGAAATTAAAGAAGTAAAAGATGTTACAGAAGATAACGCAACCGTTGTTACGAAATTAGAGTTTGATGATGGCATTATTGAACAAGTACCTATGCACCTTGTTAAAAAGGATGAAAACTGGAAATTACACATAAGCGAAGAAGACGCAAATGATGATGAGGATTATAAACTAATCAAACAACCAGACGGATTTTAG
- a CDS encoding Imm6 family immunity protein, with amino-acid sequence MMNFIENLNDEAKVAIGLIIAERMFQLIDISEDGYKTGREALDSCWKWLEGEGIEADDLYDHIDSKDYIDVAEFAHFEEDDKKQYAWYAVLDAVSYTIWQAYKKENSKFVPQAIEVINDETLIILGENAVESEFFKLESIDKVKKYLFEKYPVDSDLKNKTIIKKDMMKMVDNNGNSSLSTTNEPQEK; translated from the coding sequence ATGATGAATTTCATAGAAAATCTAAATGACGAAGCTAAAGTTGCAATAGGTTTAATAATAGCGGAAAGAATGTTTCAATTGATAGATATAAGTGAAGATGGCTATAAAACTGGTAGGGAGGCATTAGATAGCTGTTGGAAGTGGCTTGAAGGCGAAGGTATAGAAGCTGATGATTTATATGATCACATTGATAGCAAAGATTATATAGATGTGGCTGAATTTGCTCATTTTGAGGAAGATGATAAAAAACAATATGCTTGGTATGCTGTTTTAGATGCTGTTTCATATACTATTTGGCAAGCTTATAAAAAAGAAAATAGCAAATTTGTTCCTCAAGCAATAGAAGTAATTAATGATGAAACATTGATAATATTAGGTGAAAATGCTGTTGAATCTGAATTTTTTAAATTGGAAAGTATCGATAAAGTAAAAAAATACTTATTCGAAAAATATCCTGTTGATAGTGATTTGAAAAATAAGACAATTATTAAAAAAGATATGATGAAAATGGTAGATAATAATGGTAATAGCTCTTTATCTACAACTAACGAACCTCAAGAAAAATAA
- a CDS encoding Imm6 family immunity protein encodes MANTNFDCFTDDGKVIFFLGLSEKVLSVFSRKEDQKVALDVIGECWAWLRDKDNIGDILYDLLDNEENGITIIQEMSDNEVDKIAWDCIIDAVAYTSRKAFEREGVKYYPEPIALVDDTLVDHFIDCFKKCVEGSGSHILRINFLLTEYKVEDIKSKD; translated from the coding sequence ATGGCTAATACAAACTTTGATTGTTTCACAGACGACGGCAAAGTGATATTTTTTCTTGGCCTTTCAGAAAAAGTTCTATCAGTATTTTCTCGAAAGGAAGACCAAAAAGTTGCTCTGGATGTTATTGGTGAATGTTGGGCGTGGTTAAGGGATAAAGATAATATAGGGGATATTCTTTATGATTTATTGGATAATGAGGAAAATGGTATAACGATCATTCAAGAGATGTCAGACAATGAAGTAGATAAAATAGCATGGGACTGTATTATTGATGCAGTTGCCTATACAAGTAGAAAAGCATTTGAAAGAGAAGGTGTAAAGTATTATCCAGAACCCATTGCATTAGTAGATGACACATTAGTAGATCATTTTATTGATTGTTTTAAAAAATGTGTAGAGGGTTCAGGTAGCCATATTCTGCGAATAAACTTTTTATTGACTGAGTACAAGGTTGAGGATATTAAGAGTAAAGACTGA
- a CDS encoding L,D-transpeptidase family protein translates to MTVVGSGSKAYVEYWEKNKLGQWTSVFKTTGHVGSKGVGQAREGSKRTPKGAYKLGFAFGHSNHGTKMPFKPITKNSYWISNPKDPQYNTWQERTKPSKLDERLINYRVQYKYAIVINYNTYKPVKGAGSAFFLHVDNAGPTAGCVSVSESHMRQLMKQLHNNAHIIIVNDQSEIAKQYHHL, encoded by the coding sequence GTGACGGTCGTTGGCAGCGGCAGTAAAGCTTATGTGGAGTATTGGGAGAAAAATAAACTGGGGCAGTGGACTAGCGTGTTTAAAACGACAGGACACGTCGGCAGTAAGGGAGTGGGACAAGCTAGGGAAGGGTCGAAACGCACACCAAAAGGCGCCTATAAACTCGGGTTTGCCTTTGGACATTCCAATCATGGAACCAAAATGCCTTTTAAACCAATCACGAAAAACTCCTATTGGATCTCCAATCCGAAAGATCCTCAATACAACACATGGCAAGAGAGAACGAAACCAAGCAAATTAGACGAACGATTAATCAATTATCGCGTGCAATACAAGTATGCCATCGTCATCAATTACAATACATATAAGCCAGTCAAAGGAGCAGGCAGTGCCTTCTTCTTACATGTTGATAACGCTGGACCAACAGCGGGATGCGTATCCGTTTCCGAATCTCACATGCGTCAGTTGATGAAACAGCTTCATAACAATGCTCATATTATTATTGTGAATGATCAAAGTGAGATTGCGAAGCAGTACCACCATTTGTGA
- a CDS encoding SH3 domain-containing protein, translating into MKGKWLIASILLFLFTVNTAYASSTPNILKASGEYTVTTDQLNVRSGPSTQHKMIGSLRKGSTIQVTGKTANNWYRFTYNKQEAYVSGAYLKRKTNDQISPAMIAKTKIAKKPIKL; encoded by the coding sequence ATGAAAGGGAAATGGTTGATCGCAAGTATTCTCTTATTTCTTTTTACTGTGAACACAGCCTATGCAAGCAGCACACCTAATATATTAAAAGCGAGCGGAGAATATACAGTCACCACCGATCAATTAAATGTTCGCTCCGGACCTAGTACACAGCATAAAATGATTGGCAGTTTGCGAAAAGGAAGCACCATTCAAGTGACGGGCAAAACGGCGAATAACTGGTATCGTTTTACCTATAATAAACAAGAGGCGTATGTAAGTGGCGCCTATTTAAAAAGAAAGACAAACGACCAAATTTCTCCCGCTATGATCGCCAAAACAAAGATAGCCAAAAAACCGATCAAATTGTGA
- a CDS encoding DUF779 domain-containing protein → MIERVTATEEALQLIETLKERHGPLMFHQSGGCCDGSSPMCYPEGEFLTGRSDVLLGEIGGCPFYMNAAQFDYWKHTQLIIDVVDGQGGMFSLEGREGKRFLTRSRMFTEEERAELNR, encoded by the coding sequence ATCATTGAACGCGTAACCGCAACAGAAGAAGCCTTACAATTAATCGAAACATTGAAGGAAAGACATGGTCCTTTGATGTTTCATCAGTCCGGTGGTTGCTGTGATGGCAGCTCGCCGATGTGCTATCCAGAAGGAGAATTTTTAACTGGACGAAGTGACGTTTTACTAGGAGAAATTGGCGGCTGTCCTTTTTATATGAATGCTGCTCAGTTTGACTATTGGAAGCATACGCAACTGATCATCGATGTCGTGGATGGTCAAGGAGGGATGTTTTCATTAGAAGGCAGAGAAGGGAAGCGATTTCTCACCAGATCTCGCATGTTTACCGAAGAAGAACGAGCGGAACTGAATCGATAA
- the adh gene encoding aldehyde dehydrogenase, with amino-acid sequence MIYAQPGQADAKINFKKRYDNWINGEWTPPVNGEYFSNVTPVTGEAFCEIARSQEEDVEKALDAAHAVKEAWGKTSPAERAIILNKIADRMEENLEMLAVAETWDNGKAIRETLNADLPLAIDHFRYFAGAIRAQEGSLSQIDEQTVAYHFQEPLGVVGQIIPWNFPLLMAVWKLAPALAAGNCVVLKPAEQTPVSILVLIELIGDLLPPGVVNIVNGFGLECGKPLATSPRIAKVAFTGETTTGRLIMQYASQNIIPVTLELGGKSPNIFFEDVMAQDDAYLNKAIEGFVLFALNQGEVCTCPSRALIQESIYDQFMEKALERVKQIKTGNPLDTETMMGAQASNEQMEKILSYIDIGKQEGATCLTGGERNQFAGFENGYYMKPTVFKGNNKMRIFQEEIFGPVVSVTTFKDEKEALQIANDTLYGLGAGVWSRNMNLAYQMGRGIQAGRVWTNCYHAYPAHAAFGGYKMSGIGRENHLMMLSHYQQTKNLLVSYSPDALGFF; translated from the coding sequence ATGATCTATGCTCAACCAGGACAAGCCGATGCAAAAATAAACTTTAAAAAAAGGTATGACAACTGGATTAATGGCGAGTGGACGCCGCCGGTCAATGGAGAATATTTCTCCAATGTCACGCCAGTCACAGGCGAAGCGTTCTGTGAAATTGCTCGTTCTCAAGAAGAAGATGTTGAAAAAGCATTAGATGCGGCCCATGCGGTGAAAGAAGCTTGGGGAAAAACCTCTCCAGCGGAGCGGGCGATTATCTTAAATAAAATTGCTGATCGCATGGAAGAAAATCTAGAAATGCTCGCCGTCGCTGAAACGTGGGATAATGGAAAAGCCATTCGTGAAACATTGAATGCCGATTTACCGTTAGCGATTGATCATTTCCGTTACTTTGCCGGAGCGATTCGCGCACAAGAAGGTTCACTAAGCCAAATTGATGAGCAAACAGTCGCCTATCATTTCCAAGAGCCGCTTGGAGTGGTTGGGCAAATCATCCCTTGGAATTTCCCTCTCTTGATGGCGGTTTGGAAACTGGCTCCCGCGTTAGCTGCCGGAAACTGTGTTGTTCTGAAACCAGCAGAACAAACGCCTGTCTCCATTTTAGTACTTATTGAGCTGATTGGCGACTTATTGCCTCCAGGTGTCGTCAATATTGTCAATGGCTTTGGCTTAGAATGTGGAAAGCCGCTCGCAACCAGCCCCCGCATTGCGAAAGTGGCTTTTACCGGTGAGACAACAACAGGTCGCTTAATTATGCAATACGCATCACAAAACATTATTCCTGTTACCCTTGAGCTTGGTGGAAAATCACCGAATATCTTCTTTGAAGATGTCATGGCTCAAGATGATGCTTACTTAAATAAAGCGATTGAAGGATTTGTGCTATTTGCCTTAAACCAAGGAGAAGTGTGTACATGTCCATCGCGAGCGCTGATCCAAGAATCCATTTATGATCAGTTTATGGAAAAAGCGTTAGAGCGTGTGAAGCAAATTAAAACGGGTAATCCATTAGATACGGAAACGATGATGGGGGCTCAAGCTTCCAATGAACAAATGGAAAAAATTCTTTCCTATATTGATATCGGTAAACAAGAAGGAGCGACTTGCTTAACAGGTGGTGAGCGAAATCAATTCGCTGGCTTTGAAAACGGGTACTATATGAAGCCAACCGTCTTTAAAGGAAATAATAAGATGCGTATTTTCCAAGAAGAAATCTTTGGCCCTGTCGTCTCTGTTACTACGTTTAAAGATGAAAAAGAAGCCTTACAAATTGCCAATGATACATTGTATGGACTCGGTGCGGGTGTTTGGTCGAGAAATATGAATCTCGCTTATCAAATGGGTCGCGGCATTCAAGCAGGCCGTGTTTGGACGAACTGTTATCATGCTTACCCAGCTCATGCCGCATTTGGCGGTTACAAAATGTCAGGAATCGGTCGTGAAAATCACTTAATGATGCTTTCTCACTACCAACAAACGAAAAACCTTCTCGTCAGCTATAGCCCGGATGCTCTTGGATTCTTCTAA
- the adhP gene encoding alcohol dehydrogenase AdhP gives MKAAVVNEFKQQLEVKEVPKPTLSAGEILVKIEACGVCHTDLHAAHGDWPVKPKLPLIPGHEGVGIVEEVADDVRSVKVGDRVGVPWLYSACGECEFCLSGRETLCPDQQNGGYSVDGGYAEYCKAPAAYVAKIPDGLDPVEVAPILCAGVTTYKALKVSDAKPGDWVAIYGIGGLGHIALQYAKAMGFNVVAVDIQQEKLELAKQLGADYTVNGMETDPAKEIQQEVGGVQAAISVAVTRKAFEQAYQSVKRGGSLVIVGLPNDELPLPIFDTVLNGVSVKGSIVGTRKDMQEALDFAARGKVRAIIESAPLDAINDVFDKMEKGKINGRIVLTM, from the coding sequence ATGAAAGCAGCTGTTGTCAACGAATTTAAACAACAATTAGAGGTAAAAGAGGTACCAAAACCAACATTAAGTGCAGGAGAAATTCTCGTGAAAATAGAGGCATGTGGAGTGTGTCATACGGATCTACATGCGGCTCATGGTGATTGGCCTGTCAAACCGAAGCTTCCATTAATTCCTGGTCATGAGGGTGTTGGGATTGTAGAAGAAGTCGCAGATGATGTTCGTTCCGTTAAAGTAGGCGATCGAGTAGGGGTTCCTTGGTTATATTCTGCTTGTGGTGAATGTGAATTTTGTTTAAGCGGAAGAGAAACGCTTTGCCCTGACCAACAAAACGGTGGTTATTCTGTCGATGGCGGGTATGCGGAATATTGTAAAGCACCCGCTGCTTATGTAGCTAAAATTCCAGATGGATTAGATCCAGTTGAAGTCGCACCGATTCTTTGTGCTGGAGTGACGACATATAAAGCGTTAAAAGTATCAGACGCAAAGCCAGGAGATTGGGTAGCGATTTATGGGATTGGTGGCCTTGGCCATATTGCCCTTCAATATGCAAAAGCAATGGGCTTCAATGTCGTAGCGGTCGATATTCAACAAGAAAAATTAGAGTTAGCGAAGCAATTAGGAGCGGATTACACGGTGAACGGCATGGAAACAGACCCCGCAAAAGAGATTCAGCAGGAGGTTGGCGGTGTACAAGCAGCGATCAGCGTAGCCGTTACAAGAAAAGCGTTTGAACAAGCTTATCAATCTGTAAAACGCGGCGGTAGTCTAGTAATTGTTGGATTGCCAAATGATGAGCTTCCGCTTCCTATTTTTGATACGGTGTTAAATGGTGTATCGGTAAAAGGATCAATTGTCGGTACGAGAAAAGATATGCAAGAAGCACTTGATTTTGCGGCTCGCGGAAAAGTTCGTGCGATTATTGAGTCCGCCCCATTAGATGCCATCAATGATGTCTTTGACAAAATGGAAAAAGGCAAAATCAATGGTCGAATTGTGTTAACGATGTAG
- a CDS encoding ferritin-like domain-containing protein produces MRREWECVHYYYYYAEESRQNQALYRDINRAANDEYQAIQYYSALANMAPNNQMKQTVLGIRQDEIRHLNAFSRSYNRLTGGYPDLTITAPPKSFREGVRESLKDEGKTPAFYRGIAARTTDQVTKRRFLEAAEDEARHEQLFRQIANQLGIRE; encoded by the coding sequence ATGAGAAGGGAATGGGAATGCGTGCATTACTATTACTACTATGCCGAAGAGAGTCGTCAAAACCAAGCTTTATATCGAGATATTAATCGAGCGGCTAATGACGAGTATCAAGCGATTCAATATTATTCGGCTTTAGCTAATATGGCTCCGAATAATCAAATGAAGCAAACGGTTTTAGGCATTCGTCAAGATGAAATCCGTCATTTAAACGCGTTTAGCCGCAGTTATAATCGATTAACAGGAGGGTATCCGGACTTAACGATCACCGCTCCTCCAAAAAGCTTTCGAGAAGGTGTGAGGGAATCATTGAAAGATGAGGGGAAAACCCCAGCTTTTTACCGAGGTATTGCCGCACGTACAACAGATCAAGTGACGAAACGTCGATTTTTGGAAGCAGCGGAAGATGAAGCGCGTCATGAACAGTTATTTAGACAAATCGCCAACCAGCTTGGCATTCGGGAATAG
- a CDS encoding DUF421 domain-containing protein, which produces MGEFLEVAGKACLMLFVGIVLLRIAGRKSVTHMTVAQTVIMISIGSIIIQPFIEHKLAGSIIAASVFVAILLIMEWLQIKFNFMERLLTGVGIPVIQNGQLVEKNLRKLRYTVDQLETKLREKGVSSIDYVKWATVEPNGKVSYELKEEHKPLTKKDLYDMLPHLALPPTEKPVGPLFKETDPQASSAPVPDQLQ; this is translated from the coding sequence ATGGGAGAATTTCTTGAAGTAGCCGGAAAAGCATGCTTAATGCTCTTTGTAGGGATTGTTTTGTTAAGAATTGCTGGTAGAAAATCAGTCACACATATGACGGTCGCTCAAACCGTGATTATGATCTCGATCGGTTCGATTATTATCCAACCATTTATTGAGCATAAGCTTGCAGGCTCGATCATCGCTGCTAGTGTGTTTGTTGCTATTTTGTTAATCATGGAATGGCTACAAATCAAATTTAATTTTATGGAGCGGTTGCTAACTGGAGTGGGGATTCCTGTTATTCAAAATGGCCAGCTTGTTGAAAAAAACTTGCGTAAGCTGCGTTATACAGTGGATCAACTCGAGACGAAATTACGAGAAAAAGGGGTTTCGAGTATCGACTATGTGAAATGGGCGACGGTGGAGCCGAATGGGAAAGTGAGTTATGAACTGAAAGAAGAGCATAAGCCATTAACGAAAAAGGATCTGTATGACATGCTTCCCCACTTAGCTCTCCCTCCAACAGAGAAGCCAGTTGGACCGCTTTTTAAAGAAACGGACCCACAGGCTTCTTCAGCCCCTGTCCCCGATCAATTACAATAA
- a CDS encoding phosphatase PAP2 family protein, producing the protein MNKREKQRTKMYYAILIALLCFFTWGFTEIVAALKANKVEAFDLAIIHEVQSWINEGRTKRMVFITNLGSVRWMTIGTILVAAILLVKKRFSYAVFFVLTVALGGAFNGLLKEIFKRQRPEILRLIEQGGYSFPSGHSMGSMIFYGAIAFLLFELLRHRWAKIMGTVAAICLIFLIGLTRIYLGVHYPSDVLAGFTAGAAWLIFSIAAFHYYQDRIQWRSE; encoded by the coding sequence TTGAATAAAAGAGAGAAACAACGAACGAAGATGTATTATGCGATACTGATTGCTTTATTATGCTTTTTTACCTGGGGTTTTACAGAGATTGTCGCTGCTCTAAAAGCCAATAAAGTGGAGGCCTTTGATTTAGCGATTATTCATGAAGTGCAGTCGTGGATCAATGAAGGACGGACGAAAAGGATGGTTTTTATCACCAACTTAGGCTCCGTTCGCTGGATGACGATAGGAACGATTTTGGTCGCGGCGATTCTTTTGGTGAAAAAACGATTTAGCTACGCCGTGTTTTTTGTGTTGACTGTGGCACTAGGTGGGGCGTTTAACGGACTTTTAAAAGAGATCTTTAAGCGTCAACGTCCGGAAATTTTACGGTTAATTGAGCAAGGCGGATATAGCTTTCCGAGCGGGCATTCGATGGGTTCTATGATCTTTTACGGGGCGATTGCGTTCTTATTATTTGAACTGTTGCGCCATCGTTGGGCGAAAATCATGGGTACAGTGGCCGCTATTTGTCTCATTTTTCTCATCGGGCTCACACGTATTTACTTAGGTGTGCATTATCCGAGTGATGTTCTTGCTGGCTTTACAGCTGGAGCTGCGTGGCTCATTTTCTCGATTGCCGCTTTTCATTACTATCAAGATCGGATTCAATGGAGAAGCGAATAA
- the dapF gene encoding diaminopimelate epimerase has protein sequence MEIKVTKCHGSSNDFLLIDEWTHGYSFTEEERKELSLALCDRSSSLGADGILFVMSSEQADAKMRIFNSDGSEASMCGNGLRCLGRYVCDLLGKDEIVVETMKANLQVNREEDLYENVPTYRVEISPVLFELEHLPMQVEGKKTLLNEYVSELSDSIPFSAAAVPNPHLIAMVDQEDLASDIQKTISEKLNGPNDICPDGVNVSFVHFIETSKIYVRTFERGVGFTNACGTAMSASSLVTCLLGFNQFDEPIDVYNNGGKVRCVAHPKGGDEFYIDLIGNATYLYDVDVTVDIKNPTAFTIGEKQDRNEQAQYEKLGQSVKDLLIEKGII, from the coding sequence ATGGAGATTAAAGTAACGAAATGTCACGGGTCAAGCAATGATTTTTTATTAATTGATGAATGGACGCATGGCTATTCTTTTACGGAAGAAGAGAGAAAAGAGTTGTCGTTGGCTTTATGTGACCGGTCATCTAGTCTTGGGGCAGATGGAATTTTGTTTGTGATGAGCAGTGAGCAGGCGGATGCGAAGATGCGTATTTTTAATTCGGATGGATCGGAAGCGTCGATGTGTGGCAATGGGCTTCGTTGCTTAGGCCGCTACGTATGTGATTTGCTTGGGAAAGATGAGATTGTGGTAGAAACGATGAAAGCGAATTTACAAGTGAATCGCGAAGAAGATCTGTATGAGAACGTTCCGACATACCGGGTCGAAATTTCCCCTGTGTTGTTTGAGCTTGAGCACTTGCCGATGCAGGTAGAAGGCAAGAAAACATTATTAAATGAATATGTGAGCGAATTATCCGATTCGATTCCATTCTCTGCGGCGGCCGTGCCGAATCCGCACTTAATTGCGATGGTGGACCAAGAGGATTTAGCTTCTGATATTCAGAAAACGATTAGTGAAAAGTTGAATGGTCCGAACGATATTTGTCCGGATGGCGTCAACGTCAGTTTTGTTCATTTTATTGAAACAAGCAAAATTTATGTGCGTACGTTTGAACGCGGGGTTGGATTCACGAACGCGTGTGGTACAGCGATGTCGGCTTCTAGCTTAGTGACTTGTTTATTAGGCTTCAATCAATTCGATGAACCGATTGACGTATATAATAATGGTGGAAAAGTTCGCTGTGTCGCTCATCCAAAAGGTGGCGATGAATTTTATATCGATTTAATTGGGAATGCGACGTACTTGTATGATGTCGATGTCACGGTGGATATAAAAAATCCAACAGCCTTCACGATTGGTGAGAAACAGGATCGAAATGAGCAAGCTCAATATGAAAAACTTGGACAGTCGGTGAAGGATTTGTTAATCGAAAAGGGAATTATTTAA
- a CDS encoding NCS2 family permease, protein MKKNGGFFQLVEHGTTVKREVTAGTIGFFTIIYIVAVNSLILSEAGIPFEGAVVATILSAFFGCMMMAFWANAPILLVPGMGINAMFVYTFVQSMGLSWQEALGVVVISGLIFMLVSLTKMTDGLNAAIPTILKEAISVGLGLFLMLIGLEKGGLVVRGENTLVALGDLSDPSVIITMITLLFALFVFIKGLQGGFLWSILFGTLLTAVCGLLPEVGDTSISFTTYKDVFGAFSFSSWMEVPFWTAVFSLTMVLVFENIGLVHGHTEFASQPEKFKRGFQATAASAFTSGLFGTSPTVATVESSAAIAAGGRTGMTSLTTSILFLLSIFAIPYMKWIPDMAIAPVLIIIGGLMVQNIRHLDLSELTEAFPAILIIVMIPFTYSIADGMAIGFILYPLLKVVTGKGREVSWLLYVIAALFFLNFVLHYI, encoded by the coding sequence ATGAAGAAGAATGGAGGATTTTTTCAATTAGTTGAGCACGGCACGACGGTTAAAAGAGAGGTGACAGCGGGAACGATTGGTTTTTTCACGATCATTTATATCGTAGCTGTTAATTCCCTCATTTTGTCGGAAGCCGGAATTCCGTTTGAAGGAGCGGTGGTTGCGACCATTTTAAGCGCCTTTTTTGGCTGTATGATGATGGCCTTTTGGGCGAATGCACCGATTTTATTAGTGCCAGGCATGGGGATTAATGCGATGTTCGTGTATACGTTCGTTCAGTCAATGGGGTTGAGCTGGCAGGAAGCACTCGGAGTAGTTGTCATTTCGGGGCTTATTTTTATGCTTGTTTCGTTGACAAAAATGACTGATGGGCTGAATGCCGCTATTCCGACCATATTAAAGGAAGCTATTTCAGTGGGACTTGGCTTATTTTTAATGCTGATCGGTTTAGAAAAAGGCGGCTTGGTCGTTCGTGGCGAAAATACACTCGTTGCGTTAGGTGATTTGAGTGATCCGTCTGTCATCATTACGATGATCACTTTGTTGTTCGCCCTGTTTGTTTTTATTAAAGGGCTACAAGGCGGCTTTTTATGGAGCATTTTGTTCGGTACGTTATTAACGGCGGTATGCGGATTGCTTCCGGAAGTGGGCGATACGTCTATTTCCTTTACTACGTATAAGGATGTATTCGGTGCTTTTTCATTCAGTAGCTGGATGGAAGTCCCGTTTTGGACGGCCGTCTTTTCGTTAACGATGGTGCTTGTGTTTGAAAACATCGGCCTTGTGCATGGACATACTGAGTTTGCCAGTCAGCCTGAAAAATTCAAACGAGGCTTTCAAGCAACGGCAGCATCTGCTTTCACTTCAGGTCTATTTGGAACGAGCCCAACCGTGGCGACGGTGGAGTCATCGGCTGCAATTGCTGCTGGAGGACGAACAGGTATGACTTCTTTAACAACCAGTATTCTATTTCTATTGTCCATCTTTGCCATTCCTTATATGAAGTGGATTCCTGATATGGCGATTGCCCCTGTCCTCATTATTATTGGTGGACTGATGGTGCAAAACATTCGTCATTTGGACTTATCGGAATTAACCGAAGCCTTTCCAGCGATTTTAATCATCGTGATGATTCCATTTACGTATAGCATCGCGGATGGCATGGCAATCGGCTTTATTCTGTATCCGCTATTGAAAGTGGTCACCGGCAAAGGGCGAGAAGTGTCTTGGCTATTGTATGTCATTGCAGCTTTATTCTTTTTAAATTTTGTGCTGCATTATATATAA
- a CDS encoding polysaccharide deacetylase family protein, with protein sequence MREKRKNGNIRLLTIISLLLFVSFSLVTYQLVQKKQSVALAQQKEVEKQEQIQKEKAAKEKAKQEAAAAQKKKEEEERKQFPQIAPLPDIPAEEKTVYLTFDDGPFEVSTKILDILDQYNAKATFFMLEPNIRKHPEAVKEMVKRGHAIGMHGVTHDVKQVYHSAQSVVDEMTAGQQALKEITGHETHLIRTPYGSFPHMKPEYKQKTNEAGFKMWDWTVDSLDWKFRSPSYVNHVINHLSPERAQNDGEIILMHEKPTTAQSLANLLKYLQDNGYTMRALNENMTPYQLRP encoded by the coding sequence GTGAGAGAAAAAAGAAAGAACGGCAACATTCGACTGTTAACGATCATTAGTTTATTGTTATTTGTTTCTTTTAGTTTAGTAACCTACCAATTAGTACAAAAAAAACAATCGGTTGCTTTAGCCCAACAGAAAGAAGTCGAAAAACAAGAGCAAATTCAAAAAGAGAAAGCAGCAAAAGAAAAAGCGAAACAAGAAGCAGCAGCCGCTCAGAAAAAGAAAGAAGAAGAGGAACGAAAACAATTTCCACAAATTGCTCCCTTACCAGACATCCCAGCAGAGGAAAAAACCGTTTATTTAACATTTGATGACGGACCTTTTGAGGTGTCCACGAAAATACTAGACATTCTTGATCAATATAATGCAAAAGCTACCTTTTTCATGCTAGAACCAAACATTCGCAAGCATCCAGAAGCTGTGAAAGAAATGGTCAAAAGAGGACACGCGATCGGTATGCATGGCGTGACACATGATGTCAAACAAGTGTATCACAGCGCTCAATCGGTTGTTGATGAAATGACAGCAGGTCAGCAAGCGCTTAAAGAAATCACTGGACATGAAACGCATTTAATTCGTACACCTTATGGATCATTTCCACATATGAAACCAGAATATAAGCAAAAAACGAATGAAGCGGGCTTTAAAATGTGGGATTGGACTGTCGATAGCCTCGACTGGAAATTCCGTAGCCCATCCTATGTCAATCATGTCATTAATCATTTAAGTCCAGAGAGAGCACAGAACGATGGTGAAATCATCTTAATGCATGAAAAGCCAACAACGGCTCAATCTTTGGCCAACTTGCTTAAATATTTGCAAGACAATGGATACACGATGCGAGCGTTAAATGAAAATATGACACCGTATCAATTACGTCCGTAA